One Phenylobacterium hankyongense DNA segment encodes these proteins:
- a CDS encoding aminopeptidase P family protein, which produces MRQTFDESTDPSFGPKHVPLIRKAMAEQGLDGLLVPHEDEHQNEYLPAANDRLGWATGFTGSAGAAVIFQDKAAVFVDGRYTLQVRDQVDQQTFEIRDLVEGGVPAYLETAARRGQAIGYDPRLHSPDALGHLKIAAAKAGAELRPVSPNPLDQAWGQARPPQPAAPVAPHPLQYAGEDSTSKRGRVGQGLAARGADAAVVTAPASIAWLFNVRGGDVIRSPLPLAQAILNADGSARLFLDPAKVTPELPAWLGNEVRLEATADLPQALAELKGKRVLVDPSQSSAWYFEALAGAGAEVVRGEDPCLLPKACKNPVEIEGTRRAHARDGAALTRFLHWLATEGQVSPPDEIAAVRKLEAFREETGALKDLSFDTIAGAASNGAIVHYRPTTRLNKRAETGSLLLVDSGAQYLDGTTDVTRTVAIGEPSREMAERFTLVLKGHLALARVRFPAGTTGSALDALARMALWAHGLDYDHGTGHGVGSYLGVHEGPQRISKAPSAVALRPGMIVSNEPGYYKEGGYGIRIENLQFVTAAQDVPGGERPMLGFETLTLAPIDRRLVVTSLLTEEERAQLDGYHARVREVVGPQVPADVKAWLDEVTAPL; this is translated from the coding sequence ATGCGCCAGACCTTCGACGAAAGCACCGATCCCTCGTTCGGGCCCAAGCACGTGCCCCTGATCCGCAAGGCCATGGCCGAGCAGGGCCTCGACGGCCTGCTGGTCCCGCATGAGGACGAGCACCAGAACGAATACCTGCCGGCCGCCAATGACCGGCTGGGCTGGGCGACCGGCTTCACCGGCTCGGCCGGCGCGGCCGTGATCTTCCAGGACAAGGCCGCCGTGTTCGTGGACGGCCGCTACACCCTCCAGGTCCGCGACCAGGTCGACCAGCAGACCTTCGAGATCCGCGATCTCGTCGAGGGCGGCGTCCCGGCCTACCTGGAGACCGCCGCCCGCCGCGGCCAGGCCATCGGCTACGACCCGCGCCTGCACAGTCCCGACGCCCTGGGACACCTGAAGATCGCCGCCGCCAAGGCCGGGGCCGAGCTGCGGCCGGTGTCGCCCAACCCGCTCGACCAGGCCTGGGGCCAGGCGCGGCCGCCGCAGCCCGCCGCCCCGGTGGCGCCGCATCCGCTGCAGTACGCCGGCGAGGACTCGACCTCGAAGCGCGGCCGCGTGGGCCAGGGCCTGGCCGCGCGCGGCGCCGACGCCGCGGTGGTGACGGCGCCGGCCTCCATCGCCTGGCTGTTCAACGTCCGCGGCGGCGACGTCATCCGTTCGCCCCTGCCGCTGGCCCAGGCGATCCTCAACGCCGACGGCTCGGCGCGGCTGTTCCTCGACCCGGCCAAGGTGACTCCGGAGCTGCCGGCCTGGCTGGGCAACGAGGTGCGGCTCGAGGCCACCGCCGACCTGCCGCAGGCGCTGGCCGAGCTGAAGGGCAAGCGGGTGCTGGTCGACCCCTCCCAGTCCTCGGCCTGGTACTTCGAAGCCCTCGCCGGCGCGGGCGCCGAGGTGGTGCGTGGCGAGGACCCGTGCCTGCTGCCCAAGGCCTGCAAGAACCCGGTGGAGATCGAGGGGACCCGGCGCGCGCACGCCCGCGACGGCGCCGCCCTCACCCGCTTCCTCCACTGGCTGGCCACCGAGGGCCAGGTGAGCCCGCCGGACGAGATCGCCGCGGTCCGAAAGCTCGAGGCCTTCCGCGAGGAGACCGGGGCGCTGAAGGACCTGTCCTTCGACACCATCGCCGGCGCGGCCTCCAACGGCGCCATCGTCCATTACCGGCCCACGACGCGGCTCAACAAGCGCGCGGAGACCGGCTCCCTGCTGCTGGTGGACTCCGGCGCCCAGTACCTGGACGGCACCACCGACGTCACCCGCACGGTGGCGATCGGCGAGCCGAGCCGCGAGATGGCCGAGCGCTTCACCCTGGTGCTGAAGGGCCACCTGGCGCTGGCCCGGGTGCGCTTCCCCGCGGGCACGACGGGTTCGGCGCTCGACGCCCTGGCGCGCATGGCGCTCTGGGCCCACGGCCTCGACTACGACCACGGCACCGGCCACGGCGTGGGTTCCTACCTGGGCGTCCACGAAGGCCCGCAGCGGATCTCCAAGGCGCCGTCGGCGGTCGCCCTGCGGCCCGGGATGATCGTCTCCAACGAGCCCGGCTACTACAAGGAAGGCGGCTACGGCATCCGCATCGAGAACCTGCAGTTCGTCACCGCCGCGCAGGACGTTCCCGGCGGCGAGCGGCCGATGCTGGGCTTCGAGACCCTGACGCTGGCGCCCATCGACCGGCGGCTGGTGGTGACCTCCCTGCTCACCGAGGAGGAACGCGCCCAGCTCGACGGCTACCACGCCCGCGTCCGCGAGGTGGTGGGGCCGCAGGTCCCGGCCGATGTGAAGGCCTGGCTCGACGAGGTGACCGCGCCGCTCTGA
- a CDS encoding GIY-YIG nuclease family protein, whose product MDKSSRRAAIRDYKERKAQAGIFAVRCLATGEVWVAVSRNLGQQQNSVWFGLRGGGYPNRAAQALWNAHGEAAFSFEVVEAIEDEDLSAYARDNRLKEALRRGLERLGAKKLVG is encoded by the coding sequence ATGGACAAGTCGAGCCGCCGGGCGGCCATCCGCGACTACAAGGAACGCAAGGCGCAGGCGGGGATCTTCGCCGTGCGGTGCCTGGCGACGGGCGAGGTCTGGGTGGCGGTGTCGCGCAACCTCGGCCAGCAGCAGAACAGCGTCTGGTTCGGGCTGCGTGGCGGGGGCTATCCCAACCGGGCGGCGCAGGCGTTGTGGAATGCGCACGGCGAGGCGGCGTTCAGCTTCGAGGTGGTGGAGGCTATCGAGGACGAGGATCTCAGCGCCTACGCCCGCGACAACCGGCTGAAGGAGGCGCTGCGCCGCGGGCTGGAGCGCCTGGGCGCGAAGAAGCTGGTCGGGTAG
- a CDS encoding 50S ribosomal protein L11 methyltransferase, with protein sequence MTDDAFQIIARGPRAVAEAAAVAVDETPATEALTYSILEEDEDRDVWRIDAFPTTDEERAALVAVLDGFPALRVITEKLADADWLAMALSGLPPVRAGRFFVYGAHDRGLAPPSTVNLRIEAGAAFGTGHHGTTVGCLQAFDDLLKAQSFPRVLDVGCGTGVLAIAAARTGSQVAVGTDIDAPSVRIANENAALNRAGARFVHASGLNDPRVRGDAPYDLVFANILAPPLIALSQDIKGALKPGGLAILSGLLRAQERRVLAAYTSRGFSLVRRLHRDAWATLVLRRS encoded by the coding sequence ATGACGGACGACGCCTTCCAGATCATCGCCCGCGGCCCCCGCGCCGTGGCCGAAGCCGCCGCCGTGGCGGTGGACGAAACCCCCGCCACCGAGGCCCTCACCTACTCCATCCTGGAGGAGGACGAGGACCGCGACGTCTGGCGCATCGACGCCTTCCCGACCACCGACGAGGAGCGCGCGGCGCTTGTCGCGGTGCTGGACGGCTTCCCGGCCCTGCGGGTGATCACCGAGAAGCTGGCGGACGCCGACTGGCTGGCGATGGCGCTGTCGGGCCTGCCGCCGGTCCGCGCCGGCCGGTTCTTCGTCTACGGCGCCCACGACCGCGGCCTCGCGCCGCCGTCCACCGTCAACCTGCGCATCGAGGCCGGCGCGGCCTTCGGCACCGGCCACCACGGCACCACAGTCGGCTGCCTGCAGGCCTTCGACGACCTGCTGAAGGCGCAGAGCTTCCCGCGGGTGCTGGACGTCGGCTGCGGCACCGGGGTGCTGGCGATCGCCGCGGCCCGCACCGGATCGCAGGTGGCGGTCGGCACCGACATCGACGCCCCCTCCGTCCGCATCGCCAACGAGAACGCCGCTCTGAACCGCGCCGGCGCCCGCTTCGTCCACGCCTCGGGCCTGAACGATCCGCGGGTGCGCGGCGACGCGCCCTACGACCTGGTGTTCGCCAACATCCTCGCCCCGCCGCTGATCGCCCTGTCGCAGGACATCAAGGGGGCGCTGAAGCCCGGGGGCCTGGCCATCCTGTCGGGCCTGCTGCGCGCCCAGGAGCGGCGGGTGCTGGCGGCCTATACCTCGCGCGGGTTCAGCCTGGTGCGGCGGCTGCATCGCGACGCCTGGGCGACCCTGGTGCTGCGGCGTTCGTGA
- a CDS encoding DUF7662 domain-containing protein, which yields MSKYQPLSDRLTGHPEDEWRASFAELEEVLGFPLPKGARSGRAWWANDLAKAHSRAWAAHGWAVGDIDHAAERVVFRRGAASGQALQKAAGLEPLQDRAGSTGVQPAVTKVVSKATPQPAAINHRALRIAALVAGGAAVVAGVAALVVRGLMAPKIAPPRPPIRKLPWQR from the coding sequence ATGAGCAAGTACCAGCCCCTGTCCGACCGCCTGACCGGCCACCCCGAGGACGAATGGCGCGCCAGCTTCGCCGAGCTTGAGGAGGTCCTAGGCTTTCCGTTGCCCAAGGGCGCCCGCAGCGGCCGGGCCTGGTGGGCGAACGATCTGGCCAAGGCTCACAGTCGCGCCTGGGCCGCGCACGGCTGGGCGGTGGGCGACATCGACCATGCCGCCGAACGGGTGGTGTTCCGCCGCGGCGCGGCGTCGGGGCAGGCCTTGCAGAAGGCCGCCGGCCTGGAGCCGCTGCAGGATCGTGCGGGTTCGACCGGGGTTCAGCCCGCGGTGACGAAGGTCGTCTCCAAGGCGACGCCGCAGCCTGCCGCCATCAATCACCGCGCCCTCAGGATCGCCGCGCTTGTGGCCGGCGGCGCGGCCGTCGTCGCCGGCGTCGCCGCCCTGGTGGTGCGGGGGCTCATGGCGCCGAAGATCGCGCCGCCGCGTCCGCCGATCCGCAAGCTGCCCTGGCAGCGCTAG